The Chamaesiphon minutus PCC 6605 DNA window TTTAGAGGCAATGGCTAATGGTGTAGCCACGATCGCGACCGATGTTTCTGGGATTCCTGAAATCATTCGTCACGAGCAAACAGGACTGTTAATTCCACGGGATGACAAAGCTGCCTTAAATCAAGCCATCTGTCGATATCTAGACGAACCCGAACTATGGCGCAAATGTATCGATAATGGCTATGAAGTCGCCAAACAGAATAGTTTTGTCGCCGCACGCTCTAAATTTGCTAACGCAGTGATGAAAGCGATCGAACACCAGCACTAATTACCCGCAACCACAGGGGTGCAGGCTAGCGATGAAATCAACGTTGCCAATCTCCAGTACGATCCTGTCACTCTGCCTAAATATACTAGTGCCTAGTTTGAACCTAGGGTACCCATAAGGGGCACTCCTACGGATTAATTGTGTAGGGGTGCCCCTTGCGGATGAAATCGCGCTGTGCTCTCATTATTTCATATCACCTCTTCAGCAACGCCACGAACTGAACTCAAGACAGCATTTTGTCAGCCAGATTAGCAATAATCGCACCCCATCTTAAATTAGTTTGATAGTGCTCGAAGCAATTTTTTCCCAGCGTATCTCTGAGTTCGCGGTTCTCTACGATAGCTTCGATCCGCTCGATGGCTTGGGATAAGTTTCCCCGCTCGAATACATAACCAGTTTCACCTTCAATTACGGCTTCTCGGAGTCCGCCGACATCCGAAACAATTACCGGACAGCCATTATAATATGCGATCGGGATCACTCCACTCTGTGATGCATCAATGTATGGTAAGAGAACGGCAAAAGATTGAATCATTAGCTCGTCTACTTCTTCATTACTCAAAAATCTATTAACGATCGTCAGATTGGTAAGGTTGTCGATTCGATCTTGATATTCGCGGAGATCTCCTCTACCTGCGAGCACAAACCGAACGTCAGTATGATGCTCTTGAAAATAGCGCGCGGCATCCAAAAATAAATCGATGCCCTTATACTTATCTAATCGGCCCGATAACGTTATGTACTTGAGGCTACTGCTAGAACTTTGATGGTATTTACTATCATTTACTCGATTGACACCATGCAATGAAACTATTACTCGTTCGGGTTTAATTTTGAACCTAGTAACTAGCATTTGCTTGAGAGTATAACCGTAGACGACGAGCACATCCGATCTAGCTATCTGCCAAGACTGAAACAGATCTATCAATGTATAGTTCTTGGTTGCAGCATGTGGCTTAACATCATGAATGTGGGAAAACAGCTTAACCTGGGGATTAGCAAAATTAGCAAAGAGTCTAAATAAAACTAAAGCAACTGGATTGAGTGGATGTGCGGAGATAAAATAACAAGCTTCTGGCTTGGTTTTAATATAAATAGATAGAATTTTAAATAGTAAGATTGGGTTGAAAACATCCATCGCCATCGATAAATGTTTTCGCGAATTTGATAGTTTAAATAGCTCGAACTTAGTGTCGGCATTGCCAGTACTAACTATCTCTGGTTGATAGTCCCGATCGGTAATGGCTGTGACTTTAGCTAAGCTAGCAAAATTGCCAATATAAGAATCTGCGATTAACTTCATGCCTTCTTTCGTGTTGAAGGAAATTAGCAGCAATTTATTATTAGCAGTTTCTTGTTTGAGATTAGCAGCCATAAAATTAGATTTATTACGGAGATATTAAGCGACAAAAGTAATCGAAAGATCGCGCCTATGAAACTAAAAGGTGTTAAGATATAGTCGCCAGATAAATACCAATCTAGCATAATTAACTTAGGCTGTATTGTCAATCAGCATTTCGAGCTAACAAATAAGCTGTATCGATCGCTAGTTGAGTAAGAATTGGCGAGATTTAAACCAAATATATCTAATATTTATTGCCAGATTGAGCTATAAATATTACACTCATTCTCAGATATTTATAGATAGTGGATATATTGTCAGCGACAATTGCTAATTACTAGCATTTACAAGGGCTAAAAGATATCTTATTTCATTATTAACACTCAGGGCGATCCCCGCCGATCGATCTGGAGCGATCGGTGACGGATTTGCCAACCGAGCGACTCTGAAAATTTTGCTCCAAAAGCAATTGAGAGCTAGCAACGGCGAACTGGATGCTAATATTTAGACAATCACCCACGCGCTGGGTAATTTTGTCGAGCTTGCCGATCTCAATCGGGCAATTTGAGGAGCCATTTAAGCCATTTACCTGTAATTGATTTGAGAGAATTAGCTGAGTCTAAATATAATTTTCTCAGCTAATATTAGGATACTGTATGGCAAACACGAAGTATTTTAATATTAAAATGTAGTTGATATAGATTTTACTATATATTGTATTTTCAAGGTACATCGATCGCCATCCGATAACTCTGGATATATAACTGCTTAACTAATCCATCAGAAAATAATGGTATCTAATTTTCTGTAGAAATTAAGGATCTAGAAGACGCAAACTACATTACATTACGCGCACAAGGATTATCAATGTTTTCGTACTTATCACTGCCAGA harbors:
- a CDS encoding glycosyltransferase family 4 protein, coding for MAANLKQETANNKLLLISFNTKEGMKLIADSYIGNFASLAKVTAITDRDYQPEIVSTGNADTKFELFKLSNSRKHLSMAMDVFNPILLFKILSIYIKTKPEACYFISAHPLNPVALVLFRLFANFANPQVKLFSHIHDVKPHAATKNYTLIDLFQSWQIARSDVLVVYGYTLKQMLVTRFKIKPERVIVSLHGVNRVNDSKYHQSSSSSLKYITLSGRLDKYKGIDLFLDAARYFQEHHTDVRFVLAGRGDLREYQDRIDNLTNLTIVNRFLSNEEVDELMIQSFAVLLPYIDASQSGVIPIAYYNGCPVIVSDVGGLREAVIEGETGYVFERGNLSQAIERIEAIVENRELRDTLGKNCFEHYQTNLRWGAIIANLADKMLS